The following are encoded together in the Sandaracinaceae bacterium genome:
- a CDS encoding IS3 family transposase — DYIHFFYNLERRHSLLGYLSPVEFELKTQVAASAA, encoded by the coding sequence CGATTACATCCATTTCTTCTACAATCTCGAGCGGCGCCACTCGCTGCTGGGTTACCTCAGCCCCGTCGAGTTCGAACTGAAGACCCAGGTCGCCGCGTCGGCGGCATAG